A single window of Liolophura sinensis isolate JHLJ2023 chromosome 6, CUHK_Ljap_v2, whole genome shotgun sequence DNA harbors:
- the LOC135469181 gene encoding uncharacterized protein LOC135469181 isoform X1, whose translation MMEQDRNFTARPRNRRLHGFRFRLTSLLQEETAMECCSDVPDTMTKMSTQESVAIRVQGTEGDGLDVCPAKRRRLDPSDSAAPTHQEGNSLDVNGNEPTRMSRMDLYYLHKAKEVKEIKKLFQENGFLPVPDSTDLTFLTTELKRRQHCQKHGIKHDIRLMDMGGNSGIQASSGHQSLGNQPANARTSKRHSQPSSEDHDVPRKVRVIQQGRQ comes from the exons ATGATGGAGCAAGACAGGAATTTTACAGCACGCCCTAGAAACAGACGACTACACGGATTCAGGTTCCGACTAACATCCCTGTTGCAA GAGGAGACAGCAATGGAATGTTGCTCTGATGTACCAGACACCATGACAAAGATGTCCACCCAAGAGTCCGTCGCCATTAGAGTACAAGGCACTGAAGG GGACGGTTTAGATGTGTGCCCTGCAAAGCGTCGACGTCTAGATCCATCAGATTCTGCAGCGCCCACCCACCAAGAAGGGAACTCCCTTGATGTCAACGGCAATGAACCCACCCGAATGTCCAGAATGGATCTGTATTATCTCCATAAGGCCAAAGAAGTAAAG GAAATTAAAAAGCTTTTCCAAGAAAATGGTTTTTTGCCTGTGCCAGACTCAACTGATCTGACCTTCCTCACAACTGAACTCAAACGCCGACAACACTGTCAAAaacacggcataaaacatgaCATTAGACTGATGGATATGGGAGGCAACTCTGGAATCCAGGCGTCATCAGGACACCAGAGCTTGGGTAACCAGCCAGCAAATGCAAGAACCAGCAAGCGACACTCTCAACCGTCTTCTGAGGACCATGATGTCCCTAGAAAAGTTCGTGTCATACAGCAAGGCAGACAGTGA
- the LOC135469181 gene encoding uncharacterized protein LOC135469181 isoform X2 produces MECCSDVPDTMTKMSTQESVAIRVQGTEGDGLDVCPAKRRRLDPSDSAAPTHQEGNSLDVNGNEPTRMSRMDLYYLHKAKEVKEIKKLFQENGFLPVPDSTDLTFLTTELKRRQHCQKHGIKHDIRLMDMGGNSGIQASSGHQSLGNQPANARTSKRHSQPSSEDHDVPRKVRVIQQGRQ; encoded by the exons ATGGAATGTTGCTCTGATGTACCAGACACCATGACAAAGATGTCCACCCAAGAGTCCGTCGCCATTAGAGTACAAGGCACTGAAGG GGACGGTTTAGATGTGTGCCCTGCAAAGCGTCGACGTCTAGATCCATCAGATTCTGCAGCGCCCACCCACCAAGAAGGGAACTCCCTTGATGTCAACGGCAATGAACCCACCCGAATGTCCAGAATGGATCTGTATTATCTCCATAAGGCCAAAGAAGTAAAG GAAATTAAAAAGCTTTTCCAAGAAAATGGTTTTTTGCCTGTGCCAGACTCAACTGATCTGACCTTCCTCACAACTGAACTCAAACGCCGACAACACTGTCAAAaacacggcataaaacatgaCATTAGACTGATGGATATGGGAGGCAACTCTGGAATCCAGGCGTCATCAGGACACCAGAGCTTGGGTAACCAGCCAGCAAATGCAAGAACCAGCAAGCGACACTCTCAACCGTCTTCTGAGGACCATGATGTCCCTAGAAAAGTTCGTGTCATACAGCAAGGCAGACAGTGA
- the LOC135466512 gene encoding uncharacterized protein LOC135466512 encodes MAGIEQGTLEKLMKSRHIDCSKSVALTDLPEDTREADIKERVEELYGTTSKVIHVPGVVPTFLVEFASQDTMLRVGHAMLFREKEVTVNQLPLPHPLVENISASGQPGSVDKGGISKYVQEELAKQKSWISRDVQEELAKQKSWISRDVQEELAKQKSGMLDLLQRNNELLMRQITELMKNACLVASSEKAPVMPNIQPTTPTPPVVADGQPLASAPTPAPEVLRQKTSYVTAAHVHSAAATPVDQHTSSAHSPMQAPQGSQQMPIFWERPSPHFYRVKPFSGTYPVKSGESSLEEWCQQMRIIQDDQTLTASSKRQRLMSSLLSPALDMVLGLGENKQPDEMISYLRRLYRGKKDDVLTWKQFFSLTPTPSELPSEYLIRLEVELQKLRLSKPMSQTEVDQTRLTQFRTTNRNPNVYSILNARFQTGASPSLPELMDAVRDVEKDDVVFPTQAKARNHVHNTSETVESGSSELHDLKADIQKIFSLVSQTHSLTKQPDQDHLVRNKEQEPKKNGQKTTKFCRFCHNCGQWDHSRPRCRNSPNQALVWQRTKEGDDFYTQIRQTKSNSTSADLNSEGSLRH; translated from the coding sequence ATGGCTGGTATTGAGCAGGGCACTTTGGAAAAACTGATGAAGTCTAGACATATAGACTGCTCAAAGTCAGTGGCCTTAACTGACCTGCCTGAAGACACGAGAGAGGCTGACATTAAGGAGAGAGTGGAGGAGCTCTATGGTACGACGTCTAAAGTCATACATGTTCCTGGAGTGGTTCCCACCTTCTTGGTGGAATTTGCCAGCCAGGATACTATGCTTAGGGTGGGTCATGCCATGCTGTTTAGGGAAAAGGAGGTCACAGTCAATCAACTACCCCTTCCACACCCATTGGTGGAAAACATTTCAGCCAGTGGCCAGCCTGGATCGGTTGACAAAGGAGGCATCTCTAAATATGTCCAGGAGGAActagcaaaacaaaaatcttggATCTCTAGAGATGTCCAGGAGGAActagcaaaacaaaaatcttggATCTCTAGAGATGTCCAGGAGGAActagcaaaacaaaaatctggGATGCTGGACTTACTTCAGCGAAATAATGAACTGCTCATGAGGCAGATCACTGAGCTAATGAAGAATGCTTGTTTGGTTGCCTCTAGTGAGAAAGCCCCTGTGATGCCTAATATCCAGCCAACAACACCTACCCCACCTGTAGTGGCTGATGGCCAGCCATTAGCATCTGCCCCAACTCCTGCCCCTGAGGTATTACGGCAGAAGACCTCATATGTGACAGCAGCCCATGTTCACTCAGCAGCTGCCACACCAGTTGATCAACATACAAGTTCGGCACATAGCCCAATGCAAGCCCCTCAAGGGAGTCAGCAAATGCCCATCTTTTGGGAAAGGCCAAGCCCCCACTTTTACCGAGTGAAGCCATTCTCTGGAACCTACCCGGTGAAGAGTGGGGAAAGTTCTCTCGAAGAATGGTGCCAACAAATGCGCATAATTCAGGATGACCAGACGCTGACTGCATCATCCAAACGTCAGCGGTTGATGAGCAGTTTGCTGTCACCAGCCCTTGATATGGTGCTAGGTCTTGGGGAGAACAAGCAGCCAGACGAAATGATCTCTTACCTGAGACGGTTGTACAgaggaaaaaaagatgatgtcCTCACTTGGAAGCAATTCTTTTCTCTGACACCGACTCCCAGTGAGTTACCATCGGAGTACCTGATACGGCTTGAAGTCGAGCTGCAGAAGCTCAGACTAAGCAAGCCCATGTCTCAGACTGAAGTCGATCAAACTCGACTTACACAGTTCCGCACGACCAATCGGAACCCAAACgtgtacagcattttgaatgcaCGCTTTCAAACTGGTGCATCTCCATCACTCCCGGAACTCATGGATGCAGTAAGGGATGTAGAAAAAGACGATGTGGTATTTCCCACCCAGGCAAAAGCCCGGAATCATGTACACAATACCTCTGAGACAGTGGAGTCTGGTAGTTCCGAACTCCACGACTTAAAGGCTGACATACAGAAGATCTTTTCCCTTGTAAGTCAGACTCACTCCCTTACCAAACAACCTGATCAGGACCATCTGGTGAGAAACAAGGAGCAGGAGCCCAAGAAAAATGGTCAGAAGACAACTAAATTTTGCAGGTTCTGTCACAACTGCGGACAGTGGGATCACAGCAGACCCAGGTGCCGAAATTCTCCAAATCAGGCTTTGGTGTGGCAACGCACCAAGGAGGGAGATGACTTTTACACACAAATTCGCCAAACTAAGTCAAACTCCACCTCTGCGGATTTAAACTCCGAGGGGTCTCTGAGGCATTAA